Proteins encoded by one window of Prosthecobacter vanneervenii:
- a CDS encoding M60 family metallopeptidase, which yields MKSATLLVLLAFAGVLHAQMPPALVNAERGKILEGVKSVPKAGAPGPIGIWGNMAFPILAAPDKEGVEIAVAAAAGYGKGRIILFGHNSYLAGNEGGDHAKLVENCVKWAGNKEKPRVGVKGVNKLNGIKAETFNTVDKKSLNDYDVVIVNMQSVISDEEGAAVAEYVKGGGGFIGGMTGWAFGQTSGGKDLAVSHGLNQALMPAGIAITDMSAFDQLRGFEARTELPAMMNASEAIAAIKKQRDGGPALTAEQMKQGTNAIQIAMAAQPPDRSNLKTAVLAALGNAGADAAIPTAQAPLTAEKHAAQRLRLGMETRVLRLASGEGVAAHPAHVAFPGKVPADSPRVSSEVKVTPSIPGWTSTGLYAAAGETITVTLPEKLADKGYAVRIGCHSDTLYHLDKWERAPDITRSVPLATATTKTASAFGGLIYIEVPGRAKDDEPFTAAIQNAVPAPLFVLGQDDDAKWNEIKKRPAPWAELACDKLILSCPTEVARAINNPTQLMEFWKKVVEAQDDITNQTAERKRPERIVADVQISAGYMHSGYPIMIPTSAAPEMTTFGKLKFPGWGFYHEIGHNHQRGDFTFDGTGEVTNNVIGMYCYEAVLKKDWLIGHGAISEEARKEHIQKIKKASNKWQVWKSDPFTALTTYIQLVQEFGWESWRKYLYSFDDPKFGPAPKGDDERRDQFLVRYSKIANKNLGPFFEAWGIPVSSAAKAEVAKMEVWMPKGL from the coding sequence ATGAAATCAGCCACTCTTCTTGTCCTCCTGGCATTTGCCGGGGTTCTCCATGCTCAGATGCCTCCGGCGCTCGTGAATGCCGAGCGCGGTAAAATCCTGGAGGGAGTCAAATCGGTGCCAAAGGCGGGAGCGCCGGGGCCGATTGGAATCTGGGGGAACATGGCGTTTCCGATTTTGGCGGCTCCGGACAAGGAGGGAGTGGAGATCGCTGTGGCGGCGGCGGCAGGGTATGGCAAGGGGCGCATCATTCTCTTTGGCCACAACAGCTACCTCGCAGGCAATGAGGGCGGGGATCATGCGAAGCTGGTGGAGAACTGCGTGAAGTGGGCGGGCAACAAGGAGAAGCCACGCGTGGGCGTCAAAGGAGTGAACAAGCTGAACGGCATCAAGGCGGAGACGTTCAACACCGTGGATAAAAAAAGCCTCAACGACTACGATGTGGTGATCGTGAACATGCAGAGCGTGATCAGCGATGAAGAGGGCGCGGCGGTGGCGGAGTATGTGAAGGGAGGAGGTGGGTTCATCGGCGGGATGACGGGGTGGGCCTTTGGGCAGACGAGCGGCGGGAAAGACCTGGCGGTGTCCCATGGACTGAATCAGGCGCTGATGCCTGCGGGGATCGCGATCACGGACATGAGCGCCTTTGACCAGCTGCGGGGCTTTGAAGCGCGCACGGAACTGCCGGCGATGATGAATGCGTCTGAAGCGATCGCGGCGATCAAGAAGCAGCGCGATGGCGGACCGGCACTGACGGCGGAACAGATGAAGCAGGGCACGAATGCGATCCAGATCGCCATGGCAGCGCAACCGCCAGACCGCAGCAATCTCAAGACGGCTGTGCTGGCGGCGCTGGGCAACGCGGGTGCTGATGCTGCGATACCCACAGCACAGGCTCCGCTGACTGCCGAGAAGCATGCTGCGCAGAGGCTGCGGCTGGGAATGGAGACGCGGGTGCTGAGGCTGGCCTCGGGTGAAGGCGTGGCGGCGCATCCTGCGCATGTGGCCTTTCCAGGCAAGGTGCCTGCGGATTCACCGCGTGTGTCCAGCGAGGTGAAGGTGACACCAAGCATCCCGGGCTGGACCAGCACCGGACTGTATGCGGCGGCGGGAGAGACGATCACGGTGACGCTGCCGGAGAAGCTGGCGGACAAAGGATATGCGGTGAGGATCGGCTGCCACAGCGACACGCTTTACCATCTGGACAAGTGGGAGCGTGCGCCGGACATCACGCGCAGCGTGCCGCTGGCCACGGCGACGACGAAGACGGCGAGCGCGTTTGGCGGGCTGATCTACATCGAGGTGCCGGGACGGGCGAAGGATGACGAGCCTTTCACGGCAGCGATCCAAAACGCGGTGCCCGCGCCGCTGTTTGTGCTGGGTCAGGATGACGATGCGAAGTGGAACGAGATCAAGAAGCGCCCTGCCCCGTGGGCGGAACTGGCGTGTGACAAGCTGATCCTGAGCTGCCCCACGGAGGTGGCGCGTGCGATCAACAACCCGACGCAGCTGATGGAGTTCTGGAAGAAGGTGGTGGAGGCGCAGGATGACATCACGAACCAGACTGCCGAACGCAAGCGGCCTGAGAGAATCGTGGCGGATGTGCAGATCAGCGCGGGCTACATGCACAGCGGGTACCCGATCATGATCCCGACGAGCGCCGCACCGGAGATGACGACCTTTGGCAAGCTGAAGTTTCCGGGCTGGGGCTTTTACCATGAGATCGGCCACAATCATCAGCGTGGGGATTTCACCTTTGATGGCACGGGCGAAGTGACGAACAACGTCATCGGGATGTACTGCTATGAGGCGGTTTTGAAAAAGGACTGGCTGATCGGGCATGGGGCCATCTCCGAAGAGGCGCGCAAGGAGCATATCCAGAAGATCAAGAAGGCCTCGAACAAATGGCAGGTGTGGAAGAGCGATCCCTTCACGGCGCTGACGACCTACATTCAGCTGGTGCAGGAGTTTGGGTGGGAGAGCTGGCGCAAGTATTTGTACAGCTTTGACGATCCGAAGTTTGGCCCTGCGCCGAAGGGGGACGATGAAAGGCGTGACCAGTTTCTGGTGCGCTACTCGAAGATCGCGAACAAGAACCTGGGGCCGTTTTTTGAGGCATGGGGGATTCCGGTGAGTTCAGCGGCGAAGGCGGAGGTGGCGAAGATGGAGGTGTGGATGCCGAAGGGACTGTGA
- the metH gene encoding methionine synthase, translating into MPSRPNVRPELEAAMRQRILVIDGAMGTTIRGYGLKEADARGTRFLSNEKDLLNNGDILSITRPDIIEDIHRRFLEAGADIIETNTFSGTSIAQAEFFKEVPEGKRKDPEFFQSVLEDKFLNDLAWEINFESAKQCRKWADIVGEKTGRKRYVAGAIGPLTVSLSQFPDLADLSFRYVTFDQVKQAYKHQIRALIAGGVDTLLVETIFDSLNAKTALVAIREVFEEDKVELPVQISAAVGPGGETMISGQVTEAYLNAMRHVKPLSIGLNCSLGPDKMRPFLEELSTKADCFVSAYPNAGMPNPLAPTGFDLLPPDMANFAKDFGGSGFVNIMGGCCGNTPEHIAAIAKALEGLPPRQVPQDPHTMRLSGSQPFVLKGPSPEERPPYLMIGERTNVAGSPKFAKLIKEGKLEEAVAIARQQVESGANVIDVCMDEGLIDGVAMMTKFLILLQTEPEVNKVPIMVDSSKWEIIEAGLKCLQGKGIVNSISLKEGEEKFKEYARKIKQYGAATVVMAFDEQGQAATYDDKIRICERAYRILVDEVGFPPEDIIFDPNILTVATGIEEHNNYALDFINATRWIKHHLPHAKVSGGVSNVSFSFRGNNKVREAMHSVFLYHAIKAGMDMGIVNAGMLEVYEEIPQEMLVKVEDVILNRRPDATEILVDYAEQFKGQAGGAKKAEIDLSWREAGVEKRLEHALLKGITDFINEDTAEALAKLGKPLSVIEGPLMDGMSVVGDLFGAGKMFLPQVVKSARVMKQSVAYLQPYMEAEKAANPGQRSAGKVVLATVKGDVHDIGKNIVGIVLACNGFEVTDMGVMVPCDKILEKALELGADVIGLSGLITPSLDEMVHVASEMERRGFKQPLLIGGATTSAAHTAIKIAPKYSGSIVHVLDASRSVPVTTALLSADQREGFVKSNEERHAKLREEYGRKKDRALLSLAEAREKSTQFDWAAQEIATPSFLGTKTYEGPELVATLREFIDWSPFFHSWELRGRWLAAEQRFSSSQEDPEMKSKAEAEALKLYKEANDLLDRIIAEKRFTPRGIIGFFPANSTGDDIEVYTDESRAAVQTTFHTLRQQVVKKDTPNYALSDYIAPKGSGRADYIGGFAVGIHGADDFAHEFEKAHDPYSAIVVKAVADRLAEAFAEYLHKQARLAWGYEKEGDFANEDLIKERYRGIRPAPGYPSQPDHTEKPILFSLLDATARTGVELTESMAMHPGSAVSGLYFSHPEAHYFGISVLGKDQVEDYAARKGMTLEEAEKWLGPWLGY; encoded by the coding sequence ATGCCTTCACGTCCCAATGTCCGCCCCGAACTCGAAGCCGCCATGCGCCAGAGAATCCTGGTCATCGATGGTGCCATGGGCACGACCATCCGCGGCTACGGGCTCAAGGAAGCCGACGCCCGCGGCACCCGCTTCCTCTCCAACGAAAAAGACCTCCTCAATAACGGCGATATCCTCAGCATCACCCGCCCGGACATCATCGAGGACATCCACCGCCGCTTCCTGGAAGCCGGTGCCGACATCATCGAGACAAACACCTTCAGCGGCACCAGCATCGCCCAGGCCGAGTTCTTCAAAGAGGTGCCGGAAGGGAAGCGCAAAGACCCCGAGTTCTTCCAGTCCGTGCTGGAGGACAAGTTCCTCAACGACCTCGCTTGGGAGATCAATTTCGAGTCCGCCAAGCAGTGCCGCAAATGGGCCGACATCGTCGGCGAAAAAACCGGTCGCAAACGCTACGTCGCCGGTGCCATCGGTCCGCTCACCGTCTCCCTCTCCCAGTTCCCGGATCTTGCCGACCTCAGCTTCCGCTACGTCACCTTCGATCAGGTAAAGCAGGCCTACAAACACCAGATCCGCGCCCTCATCGCCGGTGGCGTGGACACCCTTCTCGTCGAGACCATTTTCGACTCCCTCAATGCCAAGACCGCACTCGTCGCCATCCGCGAGGTCTTTGAGGAGGACAAAGTCGAGCTCCCCGTCCAGATCAGCGCCGCCGTCGGCCCGGGCGGCGAGACCATGATCTCCGGTCAGGTCACCGAGGCCTACCTCAATGCCATGCGGCATGTGAAGCCGCTCTCCATCGGCCTCAATTGCTCCCTCGGCCCCGACAAGATGCGTCCTTTCTTGGAGGAGCTGTCCACCAAGGCCGACTGCTTCGTCTCCGCCTATCCAAATGCCGGCATGCCCAATCCGCTGGCACCCACCGGCTTCGATCTCCTTCCGCCGGACATGGCCAATTTCGCCAAGGACTTCGGCGGCAGCGGCTTCGTCAATATCATGGGCGGCTGCTGCGGCAATACTCCCGAACACATCGCCGCCATCGCCAAGGCTCTCGAAGGCCTGCCGCCGCGTCAGGTGCCGCAGGACCCGCACACCATGCGCCTCAGCGGCTCCCAGCCCTTCGTGCTCAAGGGGCCTTCACCGGAAGAGCGCCCGCCCTACCTCATGATCGGCGAGCGCACCAACGTCGCTGGTTCTCCCAAGTTCGCCAAGCTCATCAAGGAGGGCAAGCTCGAGGAGGCCGTCGCCATCGCCCGCCAGCAGGTCGAGAGCGGTGCCAATGTCATCGACGTCTGCATGGACGAAGGCCTCATCGATGGCGTCGCCATGATGACCAAGTTCCTCATCCTGCTCCAGACCGAGCCCGAGGTGAACAAAGTCCCCATCATGGTGGACTCCTCCAAGTGGGAGATCATCGAGGCCGGTTTGAAGTGCCTGCAGGGCAAAGGCATCGTCAACTCCATCTCCCTCAAGGAGGGCGAGGAAAAGTTCAAGGAATACGCCCGCAAGATCAAACAATACGGCGCCGCCACCGTCGTCATGGCCTTCGATGAGCAGGGCCAGGCCGCTACTTACGACGACAAGATCCGCATCTGCGAGCGCGCCTACCGCATCCTCGTCGATGAAGTCGGCTTCCCGCCCGAAGACATCATCTTCGACCCCAACATCCTCACCGTCGCCACCGGCATCGAGGAGCATAACAACTACGCCCTCGACTTCATCAACGCCACGCGCTGGATCAAGCACCACCTTCCCCATGCCAAGGTCAGCGGCGGCGTCAGCAATGTCAGCTTCAGCTTCCGTGGCAACAACAAGGTCCGCGAGGCCATGCACAGCGTCTTCCTCTACCACGCCATCAAGGCGGGCATGGACATGGGCATCGTCAATGCCGGCATGCTTGAGGTCTATGAGGAGATCCCCCAGGAGATGCTCGTCAAGGTGGAGGACGTCATCCTCAATCGCCGCCCCGATGCCACGGAAATTCTTGTCGATTACGCCGAGCAGTTCAAAGGCCAGGCCGGCGGTGCCAAGAAGGCAGAGATAGACCTCAGTTGGCGCGAGGCCGGCGTGGAAAAGCGCCTGGAGCACGCCCTGCTCAAAGGCATCACCGACTTCATCAATGAAGACACCGCCGAGGCTCTTGCCAAGCTCGGCAAGCCCCTCTCCGTCATCGAAGGCCCTCTCATGGATGGCATGAGCGTCGTTGGCGACCTCTTCGGCGCGGGCAAAATGTTCCTGCCGCAGGTCGTCAAAAGCGCCCGCGTCATGAAGCAGAGCGTGGCCTACTTGCAGCCCTACATGGAGGCTGAAAAAGCCGCCAACCCCGGCCAGCGCAGCGCTGGCAAGGTCGTCCTAGCCACCGTGAAGGGAGACGTGCACGACATCGGCAAAAACATCGTCGGCATCGTGCTCGCCTGCAATGGCTTCGAAGTCACCGACATGGGCGTCATGGTCCCTTGCGACAAGATCCTCGAAAAAGCCCTCGAACTCGGCGCAGACGTCATCGGCCTCAGCGGCCTCATCACTCCCTCGCTCGATGAAATGGTCCACGTCGCCAGCGAGATGGAGCGCCGCGGCTTCAAGCAGCCTCTGCTCATCGGCGGTGCCACCACCAGCGCTGCTCACACCGCCATCAAGATCGCTCCCAAATACAGCGGTAGCATCGTTCACGTGCTGGATGCCTCCCGCAGCGTGCCCGTCACCACCGCGCTTCTCAGCGCCGATCAGCGCGAAGGCTTCGTGAAGAGCAACGAGGAGCGCCACGCCAAACTCCGCGAGGAATACGGTCGCAAAAAAGACCGCGCCCTCCTCAGCCTTGCCGAGGCACGCGAAAAGAGCACTCAGTTTGACTGGGCCGCTCAGGAGATCGCCACGCCCTCGTTCCTCGGCACCAAAACCTACGAAGGCCCCGAGCTCGTCGCCACCCTGCGCGAGTTCATCGACTGGTCCCCCTTCTTCCACTCCTGGGAGCTTCGCGGCCGCTGGCTCGCCGCCGAGCAGCGTTTCTCCTCATCGCAGGAAGACCCCGAGATGAAGTCCAAGGCCGAAGCCGAGGCCCTCAAGCTCTACAAAGAAGCCAACGACCTTCTCGACCGCATCATCGCCGAAAAGCGCTTCACCCCGCGCGGCATCATCGGCTTCTTCCCCGCCAACAGCACCGGCGACGACATCGAGGTTTACACCGACGAATCACGCGCCGCCGTGCAGACTACCTTCCACACCCTGCGTCAGCAGGTCGTCAAAAAGGACACGCCCAACTACGCCCTGAGCGACTACATCGCTCCGAAAGGCAGCGGCCGTGCCGACTACATCGGCGGCTTCGCCGTCGGCATCCACGGTGCCGACGACTTCGCGCACGAGTTTGAAAAGGCGCACGACCCCTACAGCGCCATCGTCGTCAAGGCCGTCGCAGACCGCCTCGCCGAAGCCTTCGCCGAATACCTCCACAAGCAGGCTCGTCTGGCCTGGGGCTATGAAAAGGAAGGGGACTTCGCCAACGAGGACCTGATCAAGGAGCGCTATCGCGGCATCCGCCCCGCACCTGGTTATCCCTCCCAGCCCGACCATACCGAGAAACCCATCCTCTTCAGCCTGCTCGATGCCACCGCCAGGACCGGCGTCGAGCTCACCGAAAGCATGGCCATGCATCCCGGCAGCGCCGTCAGCGGCCTCTACTTCAGCCACCCCGAGGCCCACTACTTCGGCATCAGCGTCCTGGGCAAAGACCAGGTCGAAGACTACGCCGCCCGCAAAGGCATGACCCTCGAAGAAGCCGAAAAATGGCTCGGCCCCTGGCTCGGCTACTAA
- a CDS encoding helix-turn-helix domain-containing protein, whose product MPAKPKAPSPIESSPEAINENLGKRVKKLRGDRGWSLEELATASGVSRSMLSEIEREKANPTLTVTFRIARAFGLTLQELIESAEASASKIQVIRANDRAQVYRSDKQCEIRTLSPINLEKDVEFYELTLRPGGTLRSQPHFEGTREFLTVEEGSVRIESDVNSEELAKGDSGTYRADVPHAIVNTGKGDALVFLVVIYR is encoded by the coding sequence ATGCCCGCCAAACCTAAAGCCCCCTCCCCCATCGAATCCAGCCCTGAGGCCATCAATGAGAATCTGGGGAAGCGCGTGAAGAAACTGCGGGGGGACCGTGGGTGGTCGCTGGAGGAGCTGGCGACGGCGAGCGGGGTGAGCCGATCCATGCTGAGCGAGATCGAGCGGGAGAAGGCGAACCCGACGCTGACGGTGACCTTTCGGATCGCGCGGGCGTTTGGGCTGACACTGCAGGAACTGATCGAGAGCGCGGAGGCCAGTGCGTCGAAGATCCAGGTGATCCGGGCGAATGACCGGGCGCAGGTGTACCGCAGCGACAAGCAGTGCGAGATCCGCACGCTCTCGCCGATCAACCTGGAGAAGGATGTGGAGTTTTATGAGCTGACGCTAAGGCCAGGTGGGACGCTGCGCAGCCAGCCACACTTTGAGGGCACGCGTGAGTTTCTGACTGTGGAGGAGGGCAGTGTGCGGATCGAGTCTGACGTGAACAGCGAGGAGCTGGCGAAGGGGGACTCCGGGACCTACCGCGCGGATGTGCCGCATGCGATCGTGAACACCGGCAAGGGAGATGCGCTGGTGTTTCTGGTGGTGATTTACCGGTAA
- a CDS encoding transglycosylase domain-containing protein has translation MKKKTSEERKPTKSSLSRWQSLKRFCIIFALGGSLVCTLGAAVLVAYYSERAKAYDLTKLGDMPERTIVMDVKGVVLGRMHGENRIIVPLSEVSPWFVKALLAREDARFYKHGGVDYLGVLRATLRNLKELRVVQGASTLTMQLARNSFPDLDDRSLNRKLVEIMLARRIEKACTKDQIIEHYVNRIFYGPGIYGVQRASQVYFGKHASQLNLSEAAMIAGIIRSPARFSPFRNYEGALKERDTVLKRMLELKMITPEEEIAAKYADIALHAQPLFQSQGGYALDAVRRDLDLILEQQEIEDGGLQVYTTINKELQDAADDAVEKRLAAVEKQGGYAHPKKADFDKTWDGTQEVASTPYLQAALMVQDNTTGGILALVGGRDYRHSKYNRATMGERQIGSTVKPFVYAAAIASGFMPGTLINDAPIQPGEIDGASPGWNPQNSDGKFLGPTTLTDGIVKSRNTMTLRLGNYAGVDRVIDLLTNAGFAKPSERTPQIFIGNIGGNPRQLTSAISVFPNQGLRRRPFLIDRIIDKTGNIIYQTPVLESEVMTPSVAFLMRNILAQVLDRGTASSLRNEYGFKEPGGGKTGTTNDYKDAWFAGYTDRVSCGIWVGLDKPQTIVEGGYGGTLALPIWADVMKKAVALGYKTEVPKVSLPLSRVSLCRVSSQLATDGCAQAGTAYEDALPYDLVPQNFCAEHQGYHAPQRRGPPPGQGRGLFDRIRSWFQ, from the coding sequence ATGAAAAAAAAGACCTCTGAAGAACGCAAGCCGACGAAATCCTCGCTGTCGCGCTGGCAGTCGTTGAAGCGGTTTTGCATCATTTTTGCCCTGGGGGGGTCCCTGGTGTGCACGCTGGGGGCGGCGGTGCTTGTGGCGTATTACAGCGAGCGGGCGAAGGCGTATGACCTGACGAAGCTGGGAGACATGCCGGAGCGCACGATCGTGATGGATGTGAAGGGCGTGGTGCTGGGGAGAATGCACGGGGAGAACCGGATCATCGTGCCGCTGAGCGAGGTTTCGCCGTGGTTTGTGAAGGCGCTGCTGGCGCGGGAGGATGCGCGCTTTTACAAGCATGGCGGGGTGGACTATCTGGGGGTTCTGCGCGCAACGCTGCGGAATTTGAAGGAGCTGCGCGTGGTGCAGGGGGCGAGCACGCTGACGATGCAGCTGGCGCGCAACAGCTTCCCGGATCTGGATGACCGCAGCCTGAACCGCAAGCTGGTGGAGATCATGCTGGCGCGGCGGATCGAGAAGGCGTGCACGAAGGATCAGATCATCGAGCACTACGTGAACCGCATCTTTTACGGGCCGGGCATCTACGGGGTGCAGCGGGCGAGCCAGGTGTACTTTGGCAAGCATGCAAGCCAGCTGAACCTGAGCGAGGCGGCGATGATCGCGGGGATCATCCGCAGTCCGGCACGGTTTTCGCCTTTCCGAAACTATGAGGGAGCGCTGAAGGAGCGGGACACGGTTTTGAAGCGGATGCTGGAGCTGAAGATGATCACGCCGGAGGAGGAGATCGCGGCGAAGTATGCGGACATCGCGCTGCATGCGCAGCCTTTGTTTCAGAGCCAGGGCGGCTATGCGCTGGATGCGGTGCGGCGGGACCTGGACCTGATCCTGGAGCAGCAGGAGATCGAGGATGGCGGGCTGCAGGTGTACACGACGATCAACAAGGAGCTGCAGGACGCGGCTGATGACGCGGTGGAGAAACGACTGGCAGCGGTGGAGAAGCAGGGAGGCTATGCGCACCCGAAGAAGGCGGATTTTGACAAGACGTGGGACGGCACCCAGGAGGTGGCCTCGACGCCGTACCTGCAGGCGGCGCTGATGGTGCAGGACAACACCACGGGCGGGATCCTGGCGCTGGTGGGCGGGCGAGACTACCGGCACAGCAAGTACAACCGCGCCACGATGGGGGAGAGGCAGATCGGATCAACGGTAAAGCCGTTTGTCTATGCGGCGGCGATCGCTTCCGGCTTCATGCCGGGGACGCTGATCAATGATGCGCCGATCCAGCCGGGGGAGATCGACGGGGCATCGCCAGGATGGAATCCGCAGAACTCGGATGGCAAGTTTCTCGGGCCGACGACACTGACGGATGGGATCGTGAAGAGCCGCAACACGATGACGCTGCGACTGGGGAACTATGCGGGAGTGGACCGGGTGATCGACCTGCTGACTAACGCGGGCTTTGCGAAGCCTTCGGAAAGGACGCCGCAGATTTTCATCGGCAACATTGGCGGGAATCCGCGTCAGCTGACGAGCGCGATCAGCGTGTTTCCGAATCAGGGGCTGCGGCGGCGGCCGTTTCTGATCGACCGCATTATCGATAAAACGGGGAACATTATTTATCAGACGCCGGTGCTGGAGTCTGAGGTGATGACGCCGAGCGTGGCGTTTCTGATGCGCAACATTCTGGCGCAGGTGCTGGACCGAGGGACGGCGTCGTCTCTGCGCAATGAGTATGGATTTAAAGAACCGGGCGGTGGCAAGACGGGGACCACGAATGATTACAAGGACGCGTGGTTTGCAGGCTATACGGACCGCGTGAGCTGCGGGATCTGGGTGGGGCTGGACAAGCCGCAGACGATTGTGGAGGGCGGCTATGGCGGCACGCTGGCGCTGCCGATCTGGGCGGATGTGATGAAGAAGGCGGTGGCGCTGGGGTACAAGACGGAGGTGCCGAAGGTGTCTCTGCCGCTGTCACGGGTGTCTTTGTGCCGCGTGAGCAGCCAACTGGCGACGGATGGCTGCGCGCAGGCTGGAACGGCGTATGAGGACGCGCTGCCGTATGACCTGGTGCCGCAGAATTTTTGTGCGGAGCATCAGGGATACCATGCGCCGCAGCGAAGGGGGCCGCCGCCTGGACAGGGGCGCGGGTTGTTTGACAGGATTCGGAGCTGGTTTCAGTGA
- a CDS encoding DUF2726 domain-containing protein, giving the protein MQSAPAIAPLSPSEATVAPYPLLSAAEALFCSCLENITAQRCHIQCKPRLYEVLHHETVAGFVKICQRHIDFMVYRKGDWLPMVAIEFEDDSPGKKERKARDRHLVHDLFSTLGIPILQVHADEITQIDTLVHKLSHAWQERNANLEILPPPEGECPPTPPTTSLLAGIGGPPRQSPNAAAYAAIS; this is encoded by the coding sequence ATGCAGTCCGCGCCTGCAATAGCCCCACTTTCCCCCTCTGAAGCCACTGTAGCCCCCTACCCTCTTCTCTCCGCCGCCGAAGCCCTTTTTTGCTCCTGCCTAGAAAACATCACCGCCCAGCGCTGCCACATTCAGTGCAAGCCACGTCTTTATGAGGTGCTTCACCACGAGACGGTGGCTGGATTTGTGAAGATCTGCCAGCGGCATATCGACTTCATGGTTTATCGCAAGGGGGACTGGCTGCCGATGGTGGCGATAGAATTTGAGGACGACAGCCCCGGCAAGAAGGAACGTAAGGCGCGTGACCGGCATCTGGTGCACGACCTTTTTTCCACGCTCGGAATCCCGATTTTGCAGGTGCATGCGGATGAGATCACGCAGATCGACACGCTGGTGCACAAGCTGAGCCACGCGTGGCAGGAACGGAATGCGAATCTGGAGATCCTGCCGCCGCCGGAGGGAGAATGCCCGCCAACGCCGCCGACCACGAGTCTGCTGGCGGGGATTGGCGGACCGCCCAGGCAGAGCCCGAATGCGGCGGCGTATGCGGCGATTTCTTGA
- a CDS encoding Y-family DNA polymerase — MPAPVSSSDHSPCVDWLFLDLNSYFASVEQQLNPALRGKPVAVVPVDSDATCAIAASHEAKKYGIKTGTNIGEARRRCPDLITVMAEHDMYVEFHHRIIEEVERHFPVHVICSIDEMACKLDAPRRPLEAATALAKRIKQGLRDRMGECITCSIGLAPNRFLAKIASDLQKPDGLVALLQEELPGRLLDLELSDLCGIGRRMEPRLHACGIRTVADLWAADRETLHRAWGGVVGDRFWHGLHGGPTEEDAPPIRRTIGHSHVLAPELRTPPAAGTVARRLLLKAASRLRRMHYRAGHMHLSVRVEQGPRCEAQAKFEPVADSILLSRVLADLWLRVMRQARWQRVKKVSVTLFDLVADSSPRQLELFASADELAAKEQRENLSHVLDQINQKHGRDSVVIGFTPDTVRTFSGTKIAFTRIPDREEFKE; from the coding sequence ATGCCTGCCCCTGTTTCCAGCTCTGACCACTCCCCCTGCGTTGACTGGCTGTTCCTCGACCTCAACAGCTACTTCGCCAGCGTCGAGCAGCAGCTCAACCCCGCCCTCCGCGGCAAGCCCGTCGCCGTCGTCCCCGTGGACTCAGACGCCACCTGCGCCATCGCCGCCAGCCACGAGGCCAAAAAATACGGCATCAAGACCGGCACCAATATCGGCGAGGCCCGCCGCCGCTGCCCGGACCTCATCACCGTCATGGCAGAGCACGACATGTACGTCGAGTTCCATCACAGGATCATCGAGGAGGTGGAGCGCCACTTTCCCGTTCACGTCATCTGCTCCATCGATGAAATGGCCTGCAAGCTCGATGCCCCCCGCCGCCCTCTCGAAGCCGCCACCGCCCTCGCAAAACGCATCAAGCAAGGCCTGCGCGACCGCATGGGCGAATGCATCACCTGCTCCATCGGCCTCGCCCCCAATCGCTTCCTCGCCAAGATCGCCAGCGACCTCCAAAAGCCCGACGGCCTCGTCGCCCTCCTCCAGGAGGAGCTGCCGGGCCGCCTTCTCGACCTTGAGCTGAGCGATCTCTGCGGCATCGGCCGCCGCATGGAGCCACGCCTCCACGCCTGCGGCATCCGCACCGTGGCAGACCTCTGGGCCGCAGACCGTGAGACCCTCCATCGCGCCTGGGGCGGTGTTGTGGGAGACCGCTTCTGGCACGGCCTCCACGGCGGCCCCACGGAGGAGGATGCCCCGCCCATCCGCCGCACCATCGGCCACAGCCACGTCCTCGCTCCAGAGCTGCGCACCCCGCCTGCTGCAGGCACGGTGGCTCGTCGCCTGTTGCTCAAGGCCGCCAGCCGCCTCCGCCGCATGCACTACCGCGCCGGCCACATGCACCTCAGCGTACGCGTCGAGCAGGGGCCCCGCTGCGAGGCCCAGGCCAAGTTCGAGCCCGTGGCTGATAGCATCCTCCTCTCCCGCGTGCTGGCAGATCTCTGGCTCCGCGTCATGCGCCAGGCTCGCTGGCAGCGCGTCAAAAAAGTCTCCGTCACCCTCTTCGATCTCGTGGCCGACTCCTCACCCCGGCAGCTCGAGCTCTTCGCCTCCGCAGACGAGCTTGCCGCCAAGGAGCAGCGCGAAAACCTCAGCCACGTCCTGGATCAGATCAATCAAAAGCACGGCCGCGACTCCGTCGTCATCGGCTTCACCCCAGATACCGTCCGCACCTTCTCCGGCACCAAAATCGCCTTCACCCGCATCCCGGACCGGGAAGAGTTCAAAGAGTAG